From a region of the Methanoculleus receptaculi genome:
- a CDS encoding methylated-DNA--[protein]-cysteine S-methyltransferase: MAILTGSCRFGLWHVHVSWEGNTVYRVRFARQGIGNAVPEEIRRYCAGRPSRLTDLQSIATAGEGVYPRIYRAVREIPCGKTATYSEIAISVGTAPRVVGLAMSRNPTPIVVPCHRVVAKTGIGGFSPDPAIKEALLAMEREGTVCRSEMREINR; this comes from the coding sequence ATGGCGATCCTGACCGGGTCGTGCCGGTTCGGCCTCTGGCACGTCCACGTCTCCTGGGAGGGCAACACGGTCTACCGCGTGCGGTTTGCACGCCAGGGGATCGGGAACGCCGTCCCCGAAGAGATCCGGCGCTACTGTGCCGGGAGACCATCAAGACTCACCGACCTTCAGAGCATCGCAACCGCAGGCGAGGGCGTGTATCCCCGGATCTACCGCGCCGTCCGGGAGATCCCCTGCGGCAAGACCGCCACATACAGCGAGATCGCCATCTCGGTCGGCACCGCGCCCCGCGTGGTAGGTCTGGCGATGTCCCGGAACCCCACACCCATCGTCGTCCCCTGCCACCGTGTCGTTGCAAAGACCGGCATTGGCGGGTTCTCGCCCGATCCCGCGATCAAGGAGGCGCTGCTTGCCATGGAGAGAGAGGGGACTGTCTGCAGGTCTGAAATGAGAGAAATTAACAGGTAA
- a CDS encoding malate dehydrogenase produces the protein MTSLAILGAGKVGGETAYLSAVLGLVDEIVLYDVYEPLLRAQVLDLQHTGLDLTISTETKRMRDADIFVFAAGTPRTPEIRTRADLLEANVPVVKRCAELLQGSPRVIVTVTNPMDANNYGLWRSIGIDRERCIGFGGQLDSARFTGFLREAGISAQGVVLGEHGEHQVPVFSKTGLKVPVNEREAILERMRGASMEVISGKGGTVFGPAYHIAMLADAVIHDRRRVFPCSCVLDGEYGLSGCSLGVPARIGRDGIIEIEEWRLDPWESSKMAEAGAFVQQLCRKFDGKSGT, from the coding sequence ATGACCTCGCTTGCAATCCTTGGCGCAGGAAAAGTGGGTGGAGAGACAGCTTACCTCTCCGCCGTGCTCGGTCTTGTGGACGAGATCGTTTTATACGACGTATACGAGCCCCTCCTTCGGGCGCAGGTGCTGGACCTGCAGCACACCGGTCTCGATCTCACGATATCCACCGAGACGAAGAGGATGCGGGATGCCGACATATTTGTATTTGCAGCAGGAACCCCAAGAACGCCGGAGATCAGGACACGGGCCGATCTCCTGGAGGCCAACGTCCCGGTGGTGAAACGCTGCGCCGAACTCCTGCAGGGGTCACCCCGGGTAATCGTCACGGTCACAAACCCGATGGACGCGAACAATTATGGTCTCTGGAGGTCGATCGGGATCGACCGCGAACGATGCATCGGGTTTGGCGGGCAGCTCGACAGCGCCAGGTTCACGGGGTTCCTGCGTGAGGCCGGGATCAGCGCACAGGGCGTGGTGCTCGGGGAGCACGGGGAGCACCAGGTGCCGGTCTTCTCAAAGACAGGTTTAAAAGTCCCGGTAAATGAGCGGGAGGCGATCCTTGAGCGGATGCGGGGGGCGAGCATGGAGGTGATCAGCGGCAAGGGCGGCACGGTCTTTGGACCCGCATACCACATAGCGATGCTGGCGGATGCGGTTATACACGACCGGCGCCGGGTGTTCCCCTGCTCCTGCGTGCTCGATGGTGAATACGGTCTCTCCGGCTGCTCGCTCGGTGTCCCGGCGAGGATCGGCCGCGATGGCATCATCGAGATCGAGGAGTGGAGGCTTGACCCCTGGGAGTCCTCAAAGATGGCGGAGGCGGGGGCGTTTGTGCAGCAACTCTGCAGGAAGTTTGATGGCAAATCTGGCACGTGA
- a CDS encoding dihydroorotate dehydrogenase electron transfer subunit, translating to MYEEMPIGVSITRIVEETPSIRTFYFDHEISARPGQFVMVWVPGVDEIPMALSSSSSITVQKVGDATAALFAMGEGDVMGIRGPYGNGFSAGGRTLAIAGGVGATPLLPLAESGQVEVFLLGARTASEVVFADRIRRVARLMVATDDGTAGHQGFVTELVSRVDLEGFDRICVCGPEVMMAAVLRILERAGCAGRGEFSLQRYMKCGVGLCGSCCIDPHGLRVCRDGPVFPGTVLLDSEFGRYARDASGRRQRV from the coding sequence ATGTATGAGGAGATGCCCATCGGTGTGAGTATAACCAGGATTGTGGAGGAGACACCCTCGATCAGGACTTTTTACTTTGACCACGAGATCTCCGCCCGGCCGGGGCAGTTTGTGATGGTCTGGGTGCCGGGCGTGGACGAGATCCCGATGGCTCTCTCTTCTTCGTCCTCGATCACCGTCCAGAAGGTCGGGGACGCAACCGCCGCGCTCTTTGCGATGGGCGAGGGCGACGTTATGGGCATCCGAGGGCCCTACGGGAACGGGTTTTCTGCCGGGGGGAGGACGCTTGCCATCGCCGGCGGCGTCGGCGCCACCCCGCTGCTCCCCCTGGCGGAGTCAGGACAGGTTGAGGTCTTCCTCCTCGGCGCACGAACGGCATCCGAGGTCGTCTTTGCCGACCGGATACGCCGCGTGGCGAGGCTGATGGTCGCAACCGACGACGGCACCGCCGGGCACCAGGGGTTTGTGACAGAACTCGTCTCAAGGGTTGACCTGGAGGGTTTTGACCGGATCTGTGTCTGCGGCCCCGAGGTCATGATGGCGGCCGTCCTCCGGATACTCGAGCGGGCGGGGTGTGCGGGACGGGGTGAGTTCTCCCTCCAGCGCTACATGAAGTGCGGGGTCGGCCTCTGCGGGTCGTGCTGTATCGACCCCCATGGTCTCCGGGTATGCAGGGACGGGCCGGTCTTTCCGGGCACCGTCCTGCTGGATAGCGAGTTCGGGCGCTACGCCCGTGATGCAAGCGGGAGAAGGCAGAGGGTGTAA
- a CDS encoding dihydroorotate dehydrogenase, with translation MVVLNPGPIEVGGIRLKNHLILAAGILGSTGASLARILRYGAGGVVTKSIGPAPMVGHPGPCLVVLEDGIINAMGLPNPSAAFMEELNVLQGEPVIASIFGGTPEEFRTVAGWFTGRVSGIELNLSCPHAEGYGAAIGSNPDLVEECTRAVASPGVPTWVKLTPNVTDITEIGLAAERGGADAIVAINTLKAMRISTSLRRPVLGNRYGGLSGRAIFPVAVRCVYDLYEACSIPIIGCGGVSTADNVIEMMMAGASAVEIGSAVIHDTRIFASIAGDLYSSDGLDAREVVGCAHV, from the coding sequence ATGGTTGTGCTGAATCCTGGCCCGATCGAGGTCGGCGGTATAAGGCTGAAGAACCATCTCATCCTGGCAGCCGGGATCCTCGGCAGCACCGGGGCATCGCTTGCCCGCATCCTCCGGTACGGTGCAGGCGGCGTGGTCACCAAATCCATCGGCCCGGCACCGATGGTGGGGCACCCCGGCCCCTGTCTTGTGGTCCTCGAGGACGGTATCATCAACGCAATGGGTCTGCCAAACCCATCGGCCGCTTTTATGGAGGAACTGAACGTTCTTCAGGGCGAACCTGTGATCGCGAGCATCTTCGGCGGAACGCCGGAAGAGTTCCGGACGGTTGCCGGGTGGTTCACCGGCAGGGTCTCCGGGATCGAGTTGAACCTCTCCTGCCCCCATGCCGAGGGATACGGGGCGGCGATCGGGAGCAACCCTGACCTTGTGGAGGAGTGCACCCGGGCGGTGGCCTCGCCAGGGGTTCCGACATGGGTGAAACTCACACCGAACGTCACCGATATCACCGAGATCGGGCTGGCCGCGGAACGGGGAGGGGCTGACGCGATCGTTGCCATCAACACGCTGAAAGCGATGCGGATCTCTACATCGCTGCGGCGGCCGGTGCTCGGGAACCGCTACGGCGGGCTCTCGGGGAGGGCCATATTCCCGGTTGCTGTCCGGTGCGTCTACGACCTCTACGAGGCGTGCTCCATACCGATCATAGGTTGCGGCGGGGTCTCTACCGCGGATAACGTCATCGAGATGATGATGGCCGGGGCGAGCGCGGTCGAGATAGGGAGCGCGGTCATCCATGATACCCGTATCTTTGCCTCGATCGCAGGCGACCTCTACAGCAGTGACGGTCTGGACGCACGCGAGGTTGTGGGGTGCGCCCATGTATGA
- a CDS encoding ketopantoate reductase family protein, producing MKVVLLGAGAVGLTIAAKLSRVADVHAVARRRHADAVQQRGFRMTGIWGEGTYKFSCSEDIPPGWQDADYCIITSKSTETEAICRQFADTISGREVVSLQNGIGNEEIIARFTDRVIGAMIITGFEWQGDAAVHVSVEAAPMKLGRFPSGTDPVVERLAALMREAGIRAEATANVRTDIWSKTLYNCALNPLGALMNVPYGALTNPHAWTIVAAIVREAYKVAGAEGIALPWKTADAYLDYLREDQLPATAAHHSSMLQDINRKKKTEIDFMNGAVAALADKHGIDAPCNTCIAELIRFREELP from the coding sequence ATGAAGGTCGTACTACTGGGCGCCGGGGCGGTCGGCCTGACCATCGCCGCAAAGTTGTCCCGCGTCGCTGATGTTCATGCTGTTGCCCGCAGACGACATGCGGACGCGGTGCAGCAGCGGGGTTTCCGGATGACCGGGATATGGGGAGAGGGAACTTACAAGTTCAGTTGTTCGGAAGACATCCCTCCCGGGTGGCAGGATGCTGACTACTGCATCATCACCTCAAAGTCCACCGAGACGGAGGCTATATGCCGCCAGTTCGCAGACACCATCAGCGGCCGGGAGGTGGTGAGCCTCCAGAACGGTATCGGAAACGAGGAGATCATCGCCAGGTTCACCGACCGCGTCATCGGTGCCATGATCATAACCGGGTTTGAGTGGCAGGGCGACGCCGCCGTCCACGTCTCCGTGGAGGCAGCGCCCATGAAACTCGGTCGATTCCCGTCAGGCACCGACCCGGTGGTAGAGCGGCTCGCTGCCCTTATGCGGGAGGCGGGCATCCGCGCGGAGGCGACCGCGAACGTAAGGACCGATATCTGGTCAAAGACCCTCTACAACTGCGCGCTCAACCCGCTGGGTGCGCTCATGAACGTCCCCTACGGAGCGCTCACCAACCCGCACGCCTGGACGATTGTAGCCGCCATAGTCAGGGAGGCCTACAAGGTTGCCGGGGCCGAGGGTATCGCCCTCCCCTGGAAGACGGCCGACGCCTACCTGGACTACCTCAGAGAGGATCAACTGCCCGCAACCGCCGCCCACCACTCATCGATGCTCCAGGACATCAATCGCAAAAAGAAGACCGAGATCGACTTCATGAACGGCGCGGTGGCAGCGCTTGCCGATAAACACGGTATCGACGCCCCATGCAACACATGTATCGCCGAACTGATCCGGTTCAGGGAAGAATTACCTTAG
- a CDS encoding ATP-dependent DNA helicase translates to MDSLDDWFPYREYRPHQREMLEVVASTARSGGIAMIDAPTGSGKSSVVAALLSESRGRKVLVAVRTISQLTTFMRELQLIRQKRGSLKFAYLIGKSSMCPLGGEGDVYRRCEGVKALSTALMRERAQKGSLVPANDRQIRQQIRKIDPEHPLICPYFIHSKSFTEPEDGGLKMVASRALRVRAERVSTEFIPPEHLAGFCGEVCPYDTMVYAARDADVVLLNFYHLFDDTIREQIYQSLGIEAQDVLLLIDEAHNCGEVAQSIESVTIEERDIQQAGHELSGRGRSKPSDAIAQILPRISQFMEALKDSHEAEDWFDPGIFQRMILTGSLYQSTEEIVDDLLKISEGIREKNMQAGEFRESAIERLTAFFYRILRSASDPAYLTVYRKGEDGSVALEVRNIDPGTKLQEIAGAHACCVLISGTLSPIESYRRYYFGDLPVTTISLPNAFPPENRRILCAEDITTAYSMRRNTQNLARTEDYIITFARIPGNLAVYFPSYDLLNNFAERCANRIRSKRIYIESRNAQESASMLREFMNLPGTGTFGIIFAVCGGKWSEGLDYRGEMLAGALVIGLPLAPFNRVRRMVIDYFRMKFGDEGEFISYTLPAINRALQALGRVLRTPEDRGMLVLGERRFLESRVHAALPPWMQEEMTPCTIETFKEEVKRWRS, encoded by the coding sequence ATGGACTCTCTCGACGACTGGTTCCCCTACCGTGAATACCGCCCCCACCAGCGGGAGATGCTCGAGGTGGTCGCATCAACCGCACGCAGCGGCGGCATCGCCATGATCGATGCGCCGACCGGGAGCGGCAAATCGAGCGTTGTCGCTGCGCTCCTCTCAGAGAGCCGGGGGCGAAAGGTGCTCGTCGCGGTCAGGACTATCAGTCAACTCACAACATTCATGCGCGAACTCCAGCTCATCCGGCAGAAACGCGGCAGCCTCAAGTTTGCCTACCTGATCGGCAAATCCAGCATGTGCCCCCTCGGCGGCGAAGGTGACGTATACCGCCGTTGTGAAGGTGTAAAAGCCCTCTCGACAGCGCTGATGCGGGAACGGGCGCAGAAAGGTTCGCTCGTCCCGGCAAACGACCGCCAGATCAGACAGCAGATCCGCAAGATTGACCCCGAACATCCCCTCATATGCCCTTACTTCATCCACAGCAAATCGTTCACCGAACCCGAGGACGGCGGGCTCAAGATGGTCGCCTCCAGGGCGCTCCGGGTCCGGGCCGAACGGGTGAGCACCGAGTTTATCCCGCCAGAGCACCTTGCAGGGTTCTGCGGTGAAGTCTGCCCCTACGACACCATGGTCTACGCTGCCCGGGACGCCGACGTGGTGCTTCTAAACTTCTACCACCTCTTCGACGACACCATCCGTGAACAGATCTACCAGTCGCTCGGGATCGAGGCGCAAGACGTCCTCCTCCTCATCGACGAGGCGCACAACTGCGGAGAGGTCGCCCAGAGCATCGAGAGCGTGACGATCGAGGAGCGCGACATCCAGCAGGCCGGCCACGAACTCTCCGGCCGGGGGCGGTCGAAACCGTCGGATGCCATCGCTCAGATCCTGCCCCGGATCAGCCAGTTCATGGAAGCGCTCAAGGACTCCCACGAGGCGGAGGACTGGTTTGACCCCGGCATCTTCCAGCGGATGATCCTCACCGGCAGCCTCTACCAGAGCACCGAAGAGATCGTGGACGACCTCCTCAAGATCAGCGAGGGGATCCGCGAAAAGAACATGCAGGCCGGCGAGTTCCGGGAGAGCGCGATCGAGCGGCTGACCGCGTTCTTCTACCGGATCCTCCGTTCCGCATCCGACCCCGCCTACCTCACCGTCTACCGGAAGGGAGAGGACGGAAGCGTAGCGCTTGAAGTCCGAAACATCGACCCCGGCACAAAACTCCAGGAGATCGCCGGGGCGCACGCCTGCTGCGTCCTCATCTCCGGCACGCTCTCCCCGATCGAGAGTTACCGCCGCTACTACTTCGGTGACCTCCCCGTCACAACGATATCCCTCCCGAACGCCTTTCCGCCAGAGAACCGCCGCATCCTCTGCGCAGAGGACATAACCACCGCCTACTCCATGCGCCGCAACACCCAGAACCTCGCGCGGACAGAAGACTACATCATCACGTTCGCCCGTATTCCTGGAAACCTGGCGGTCTACTTCCCCTCCTACGACCTGCTCAACAACTTTGCTGAACGCTGCGCAAACCGGATCCGCAGCAAAAGGATCTACATCGAGTCCAGAAACGCCCAGGAATCGGCCTCAATGCTCCGGGAGTTCATGAACCTCCCCGGCACCGGCACCTTTGGGATCATCTTCGCCGTCTGCGGCGGCAAGTGGAGCGAGGGTCTGGACTACCGTGGCGAGATGCTTGCGGGCGCCCTCGTCATCGGCCTCCCGCTCGCGCCTTTCAACCGTGTCCGCAGGATGGTGATCGACTACTTCAGGATGAAGTTTGGTGATGAGGGAGAGTTCATAAGTTACACCCTCCCGGCGATCAACCGCGCCCTTCAGGCGCTCGGCCGGGTGCTCCGGACACCGGAAGACAGGGGGATGCTGGTTCTCGGGGAGAGGCGGTTCCTCGAATCACGGGTTCACGCCGCACTGCCGCCCTGGATGCAGGAGGAGATGACCCCCTGCACCATCGAGACCTTCAAAGAGGAGGTAAAGAGATGGCGATCCTGA
- the mobA gene encoding molybdenum cofactor guanylyltransferase — translation MRSAIVLVGGAARRAGGREKYFFTFQGRTFIERLLETLQEVADEIVVVARDPDQCERFSHLDGIRCISDVRQGLGPIGGVHAGALAVHGEYVFVAACDMPCIHPGVVNLLFDAAVGYDAAIPCWNADMLEPLHAVYRTKALRDYLGEHDSLSLRPMIWSLKTRYVPVEKIREIDPGLLTFTNINKMEDLESIDLSSDRDSC, via the coding sequence ATGCGGTCCGCGATCGTCCTTGTAGGCGGGGCGGCACGTCGTGCCGGCGGGAGGGAGAAGTACTTCTTCACGTTCCAGGGCAGGACGTTCATCGAGCGTCTCCTCGAGACGCTGCAGGAGGTTGCAGACGAGATCGTGGTGGTTGCACGCGACCCCGACCAGTGTGAACGGTTCTCCCACCTGGACGGCATCAGGTGCATATCTGACGTCCGACAGGGGCTTGGCCCCATCGGCGGGGTGCATGCAGGAGCGCTTGCCGTGCACGGCGAGTATGTCTTTGTCGCCGCCTGCGACATGCCCTGCATCCATCCGGGCGTTGTGAACCTCCTCTTTGACGCCGCCGTCGGATACGATGCCGCCATCCCCTGCTGGAACGCCGATATGCTCGAACCGCTCCATGCGGTCTACCGGACGAAGGCGCTGCGCGACTACCTGGGCGAACACGACTCTCTATCGCTTCGGCCGATGATCTGGAGCCTGAAGACACGGTACGTGCCCGTGGAGAAGATCCGCGAGATCGATCCCGGCCTGCTGACGTTTACAAACATCAACAAGATGGAAGACCTGGAGTCAATCGATCTTTCATCCGATCGCGATTCCTGTTAA
- a CDS encoding DNA-directed DNA polymerase gives MANLAREPDNTVLTTLDDFERVRVGIHQVEYSTGAGFEIPVIHIFGRDLSGRAVRVDVTGFRPYFYAPADQVDGKPLPEGIEVEPGTTYRSIQGEALRRLYTRRPSDVRDVRDNFAPHFEADIPFTTRFMIDCGLTAGVEVPANAARSPDGAFVVAYQDLKPADVKAPARVCIMDIECVDERGFPEPERDPVISVTCWDSFEDDYVTLLWQPGVEPGDAPGFRINDRHRVVRYPDEVSLFRGLADYIRERDPDILSGWNFVDFDIPYIIRRMAALGIRAEDLARLPGRTERDAIRGRAVFDLLAAYRKMHPAQKESYRLDAIAGEELDVTKVRYGGTITDLWRSKPAHLVEYNCRDVELCVGIDRKKSIIEFYREIARYVGCPLDRTLNSSNVIDIYVLRKASGRFVLPSKGHAAGDEFEGAVVFEPIIGLRENVVVLDLKSLYPMAMMTINASPETKNPNGELRAPNGVRFSSEPDGLTRSILAELLKERDERKRLRDRYPFGSPEYGLYDLQQSVLKVLMNSYYGVSGYPRFRLYDREIGSAVTSVGRAIIRHTRDLITRLGYTVLYGDTDSCMVEMPPGTLEETIARARGIEAQVNASYDEFAETELNADKHYFSIKFEKVYRRFFQAGRKKRYAGHLVWKEGKDVDEIDVVGFEIRRSDSPQITREVQHTVLEMILRGDSFEEVREYLRDVIRRYRRGEYSLDETGIPGGIGKSLDSYETEDAHIRGARYSNAFLGTDFKRGSKPKRVYVKAVTEKYPRTDVICFEYGDQVPPEFVVDWETMLEKTLKGPISRIIEPLGWNWEDIDPSRTTLFDFGM, from the coding sequence ATGGCAAATCTGGCACGTGAACCCGATAATACCGTTCTGACCACCCTGGACGACTTTGAGAGGGTCAGGGTCGGCATCCACCAGGTGGAATACAGCACGGGGGCGGGGTTTGAGATCCCAGTCATACATATATTTGGGAGGGATCTCTCCGGAAGGGCCGTCAGGGTTGATGTCACCGGGTTCCGGCCATACTTTTATGCGCCGGCCGATCAGGTCGACGGCAAACCCCTCCCGGAGGGGATTGAGGTGGAGCCGGGGACAACCTACCGTTCCATACAGGGTGAGGCCCTCCGGCGCCTCTACACCAGGCGCCCATCCGACGTCCGTGACGTTCGCGATAACTTTGCGCCGCACTTTGAGGCCGACATACCGTTTACCACCCGTTTCATGATCGACTGCGGTCTCACCGCGGGAGTTGAAGTTCCTGCAAACGCCGCTCGATCGCCAGACGGTGCCTTCGTTGTTGCGTATCAAGACCTGAAACCAGCAGATGTCAAGGCTCCCGCCCGGGTCTGCATCATGGATATAGAGTGCGTGGATGAACGCGGTTTCCCGGAGCCCGAGCGCGACCCGGTCATATCTGTGACCTGCTGGGACTCGTTTGAGGATGATTACGTAACCCTCTTATGGCAGCCGGGGGTGGAGCCCGGCGACGCGCCCGGGTTCCGGATCAATGACCGGCACAGGGTCGTCCGCTACCCGGATGAGGTCTCGCTCTTCCGCGGGCTAGCCGACTACATACGTGAGCGTGATCCTGACATACTCTCCGGCTGGAACTTCGTTGATTTTGATATACCTTACATCATAAGGCGGATGGCGGCGCTTGGTATCCGGGCGGAAGACCTGGCACGTCTGCCGGGGCGGACGGAACGCGACGCCATCCGGGGGCGGGCGGTCTTTGATCTCCTGGCCGCCTACCGAAAGATGCACCCCGCCCAGAAAGAGTCCTACAGGCTTGACGCGATCGCCGGGGAGGAACTCGATGTGACAAAGGTCCGCTACGGCGGGACTATAACCGACCTCTGGCGGTCGAAGCCGGCACACCTTGTGGAGTACAACTGCCGCGACGTCGAACTCTGTGTCGGGATCGACAGAAAGAAAAGCATCATCGAGTTCTACCGGGAGATCGCACGCTACGTCGGCTGTCCGCTCGACAGGACACTGAACTCGTCAAACGTCATCGATATATACGTCCTGCGGAAGGCGTCAGGCAGGTTCGTCCTCCCCTCTAAAGGGCATGCCGCGGGGGATGAGTTTGAGGGGGCGGTGGTCTTTGAGCCGATCATCGGTCTTCGGGAGAACGTTGTGGTTCTCGATTTGAAGTCTCTCTACCCTATGGCGATGATGACCATCAACGCCTCGCCCGAGACGAAGAACCCGAACGGAGAACTGCGCGCCCCAAACGGCGTCCGGTTCTCCAGCGAACCGGACGGGCTGACGAGGAGCATCCTTGCTGAACTCTTGAAGGAGAGGGACGAGCGCAAACGTCTCCGTGACCGGTATCCCTTCGGGTCGCCGGAGTACGGCCTATACGACCTCCAGCAGAGCGTCCTGAAGGTGCTCATGAACTCCTACTACGGCGTCTCGGGCTATCCCCGGTTCAGGTTATACGATCGCGAGATCGGGTCTGCCGTCACGTCGGTCGGCCGGGCGATCATCCGGCACACACGGGATCTCATAACCAGACTGGGCTACACCGTCCTCTACGGCGACACCGATTCATGTATGGTGGAGATGCCGCCGGGAACCCTGGAGGAGACCATCGCCCGTGCAAGGGGGATCGAGGCGCAGGTAAACGCGAGTTACGACGAGTTTGCAGAGACCGAACTGAACGCCGATAAGCATTACTTCTCGATCAAGTTCGAGAAGGTCTACCGCCGTTTCTTCCAGGCCGGTAGAAAGAAGCGGTATGCCGGGCACCTGGTCTGGAAGGAGGGCAAAGATGTCGACGAGATCGATGTTGTCGGGTTTGAGATCCGGCGCAGCGATTCGCCGCAGATCACACGCGAGGTGCAGCACACCGTCCTTGAGATGATCCTTCGGGGGGATAGTTTTGAGGAGGTGCGGGAGTACCTCCGCGACGTCATCAGGAGGTATCGCCGCGGTGAGTATTCCCTGGATGAGACGGGTATTCCGGGCGGGATAGGAAAGAGCCTGGATAGTTACGAGACCGAAGATGCCCATATCCGGGGTGCGAGGTACTCAAACGCGTTTCTCGGGACTGATTTTAAGCGCGGCAGCAAGCCCAAACGGGTCTACGTCAAGGCTGTGACGGAGAAGTATCCGCGGACGGATGTGATCTGTTTTGAGTACGGCGACCAGGTGCCGCCGGAGTTCGTCGTCGACTGGGAGACAATGCTTGAGAAGACGCTCAAAGGCCCCATATCACGGATCATCGAGCCGTTGGGGTGGAACTGGGAAGACATCGACCCTTCGCGGACGACGCTCTTTGATTTCGGAATGTGA